The Alosa sapidissima isolate fAloSap1 chromosome 8, fAloSap1.pri, whole genome shotgun sequence genome contains a region encoding:
- the LOC121715727 gene encoding uncharacterized protein LOC121715727: MSSPAKQVKREGETVVGYLHALSPVKTSRQSVRYFECTIQTGHEEFNRVVCFSMEKRNDFVVAVDNKQAVKLVDTRKSVSYGNPGGYDVILSHGSRVEASDDLPFLRREPRSAGKMTVEEVLGLGPRQRVGVIEAKMLQATASRIVPVNGLPCELKSFEICDSTGQTALTVWERHILSVQEGRSYRFATLSTRKEEDRTVLTTTPSTVITAIAEVGQPASLRSVSARASQTVSGPVTGVQIVAKLRCQRCHASQENVAPRSPTHRCDRCGLLQRANSYTIFYSGVLVVIGGHGEERTMTLTNSSVFNYVRDNYLTCSAHDGRALEDQVMSLSELDVTVNEGGLVVRFGKQAEEVRGAAKETEPSDQGNAPDARTDSNVPEQLLAQDADPNALEQLMAQSKDFD; encoded by the exons ATGTCCAGCCCGGCGAAGCAGGTGAAGAGAGAAGGCGAGACCGTGGTCGGCTACCTCCACGCGCTGTCACCGGTCAAGACGTCACGTCAGAGTGTCCGGTACTTCGAGTGCACCATACAGACCGGACACGAAGAGTTCAACCGAGTGGTCTGTTTCTCCATGGAGAAGAGGAACGACTTCGTCGTAGCCGTGGACAACAAGCAGGCGGTCAAGCTGGTGGACACGCGAAAGAGCGTCA GCTACGGCAATCCCGGGGGGTACGACGTGATCCTGTCCCACGGCAGCAGAGTGGAGGCGTCGGACGACCTGCCATTCCTGCGGAGGGAGCCTCGGTCCGCTGGCAAGATGACCGTCGAGGAGGTTTTGGGTCTTGGTCCGAGGCAGCGA gtGGGCGTGATCGAGGCCAAGATGCTCCAGGCCACGGCCAGCAGGATCGTTCCAGTCAACGGCCTGCCCTGCGAACTGAAATCGTTCGAGATCTGCGACTCCACCGGGCAGACAGCGCTGACCGTGTGGGAACGCCACATCTTGTCCGTGCAGGAGGGCAGATCGTACCGCTTCGCCACTTTGTCCACCAGGAAGGAGGAGGACCGGACCGTCCTGACGACCACTCCATCCACGGTGATCACGGCCATCGCGGAGGTGGGGCAGCCCGCGTCGCTGAGGTCGGTGTCCGCCAGGGCCAGTCAGACCGTGAGCGGACCTGTGACGGGGGTGCAAATCGTCGCCAAGCTGAGATGCCAGAGGTGTCACGCAAGCCAGGAAAACGTGGCCCCCAGGTCGCCCACTCACCGCTGCGACCGCTGCGGTCTCCTCCAGCGTGCAAACTCCTACACCATTTTCTATTCTGGAGTGCTGGTCGTGATCGGGGGACACGGGGAGGAGCGCACCATGACCCTGACAAATTCCTCAGTGTTCAATTACGTCAGGGACAACTACCTCACCTGCAGCGCTCACGACGGACGAGCTTTGGAGGACCAGGTGATGTCACTGTCCGAGTTGGACGTGACCGTGAACGAAGGGGGTCTGGTTGTGCGGTTCGGGAAACAAGCAGAAGAAGTCCGCGGCGCCGCGAAAGAAACCGAGCCAAGCGATCAGGGGAATGCCCCGGACGCGAGAACGGACTCAAACGTGCCGGAGCAATTGTTGGCCCAGGACGCAGACCCAAATGCGCTGGAGCAATTGATGGCCCAGTCCAAGGACTTTGACTGA
- the LOC121715728 gene encoding uncharacterized protein LOC121715728 encodes MVRKYSSVKYKTNKIFQTLVREYSKAKYKTNRPFQTYVRDYSKAKYKTNRPFQTYVRDYSKAKYKTNRPFQNFVREYSHTKYKKNITFQNKIKEHNKRRYQENENIRVNKIQKRRENYLTWQKKQGDIDLAIDRFRQEVSRGPEYVCSVCHRLLFRKQVVECKRYCYESKGAEVAALANRCITLQYLHVCNVECEQKCHLSDSPPSKLWICHTCHRKILGGKLPEESVTNNMHLDDIPPELKCLNSLEQHLIARHIPFMKLLCLPRGRQRACHGPCVSVPVNNANVTNILPRNECDDKMIRVKLKRKLTYKGHYEYMYVHTDRVRNALRYLMANNKWYGDVTMNDKWVNSLNGTDQHEESTKQETPANSDDENVPDEQAEEDVTYIKDQNGLLSDTSLQPVDLGSEIIDQNFQDILNVAPGEGNSPVRLLSDKTNEAKCFPVLYPSGGPTFHDERESKITLSRYLNTRILNADGRFAQNTDFIFYAQYISEVHQVVSGVSVALRKGGGNSSLKDASPDMLLNSDSLGKILRNDEGYKFLRGIRGTPPYWMSVQKDLFAMIRQLSIPTFFASFSSADLRWSEMLSSILRIEGKQTSVDDLDWSDKCGLIRRNPVTAARMFDHRWHCFLRDVIMSPAEPIGKIKDYFYRVEFQQRGSPHVHCLFWIENAPKIDRESDDEVAHFIDTYITCEIPPETDAELNEVVSSVQRHSTRHSKTCRKKNTVCRFNFPRPPSSRTFITRGGNCEDLNGNADDNTGASAIMKNVKTALTMPDMHFDTTDAFFESLGIDQGLFEKVYNICSKKKSIVLKRNPGDIWVNQYNTDLLRAWQGNMDIQYVTDAFSVVPVKGTPLFAENKGANLWDNNFEVAELTKVVRQENAAFAEMLNRLRVRKKNEPLTDCDVLTLRQRETGEESTDIHVYATNAEVDEYNVKRLQEICPDAITIRAQDFVRNPKTGRMERKGGFHTKVFNSCLPKCVLLGVGARVMLKKNIDVSDGLVNGACGTVVEIIQSQQDDDMPAAIHVEFEDPNVGKIQRSKAKRVSERSTIVEVQEEQVANNGGVRRQLPISLA; translated from the exons ATGGTACGCAAGTATTCTAGTGTCAAATATAAGACAAACAAGATCTTTCAGACTCTTGTCCGTGAGTACTCCAAAGCCAAATATAAGACAAACAGGCCATTCCAGACTTATGTGCGTGATTACTCTAAAGCCAAATATAAGACAAACAGGCCATTCCAGACATATGTGCGTGATTACTCCAAAGCCAAATATAAGACAAACAGGCCATTTCAGAATTTTGTCCGTGAATACAGTCATACAAAATACAAGAAAAATATTACATTCCAGAACAAAATTAAAGAACATAATAAGAGGAGGTAtcaagaaaatgaaaacatccgtgtaaataaaatacaaaaaagacGTGAGAATTATTTAACATGGCAGAAGAAACAGGGAGACATTGATTTGGCTATTGATCGTTTTCGTCAGGAGGTCAGCCGTGGTCCTGAATATGTATGCTCAGTCTGTCATCGTTTACTGTTCAGGAAGCAGGTGGTTGAGTGTAAAAGGTATTGCTACGAAAGCAAAGGAGCGGAAGTGGCTGCATTGGCCAATAGATGCATAACATTGCaatatttacatgtgtgtaatgttgaatGTGAGCAGAAATGCCATTTGTCTGATAGTCCACCAAGCAAATTATGGATTTGCCATACATGTCATCGTAAAATACTCGGAGGAAAACTTCCCGAAGAGAGTGTTACCAACAACATGCATTTGGATGATATTCCACCAGAACTTAAATGTCTGAACTCTTTGGAACAACATCTCATTGCACGTCACATTCCCTTCATGAAGCTGTTGTGTTTGCCTCGAGGCCGCCAGAGAGCTTGCCATGGTCCTTGCGTCTCTGTTCCTGTTAATAACGCAAATGTGACAAATATACTCCCAAGAAATGAATGTGATGACAAGATGATAAGAGTGAAACTAAAACGCAAGTTGACATATAAAGGTCATTACGAGTACATGTATGTCCACACTGATCGTGTCAGAAATGCACTGAGGTAtttgatggcaaacaataaatgGTACGGTGATGTGACTATGAATGACAAATGGGTAAActctctgaatggcactgaccaACATGAGGAAAGTACTAAACAGGAAACACCTGCTAACAGTGATGATGAAAATGTTCCTGATGAGCAAGCAGAGGAAGACGTGACTTATATCAAAGACCAGAATGGGCttttgtcagatacatcatTACAACCTGTCGATCTGGGTTCAGAGATCATTGATCAGAATTTTCAGGATATACTTAATGTGGCACCAGGTGAAGGTAACAGTCCAGTGAGGTTGCTGTCCGATAAAACCAACGAGGCAAAATGTTTCCCTGTTTTGTATCCATCTGGTGGACCTACATTCCATGATGAAAGAGAGTCCAAAATAACTCTGTCACGTTACCTGAATACACGCATTCTGAATGCAGATGGGCGTTTTGCACAGAACACTGACTTCATTTTTTACGCACAATACATATCAGAGGTGCATCAAGTTGTATCTGGTGTATCAGTGGCGTTACGCAAAGGTGGCGGCAACTCCTCTCTGAAAGACGCATCACCAGACATGTTGTTGAACTCAGACTCCTTGGGTAAGATATTGCGCAATGACGAAGGATACAAGTTCTTACGAGGAATTCGTGGCACACCTCCATACTGGATGTCAGTTCAGAAAGATTTATTTGCCATGATAAGACAACTCTCCATACCCACGTTCTTTGCATCTTTTAGCTCTGCAGATTTGAGATGGTCTGAAATGCTGAGCTCTATTCTAAGAATAGAAGGTAAACAAACGTCTGTTGACGATCTTGACTGGTCTGACAAATGTGGACTCATACGTCGAAACCCTGTCACAGCGGCAAGAATGTTTGATCACCGATGGCATTGCTTTCTCCGTGATGTAATCATGTCGCCAGCAGAACCCATAGGGAAAATAAAGGACTACTTTTATCGTGTTGAATTTCAACAGCGTGGTTCTCCTCATGTCCACTGTCTTTTTTGGATTGAAAATGCTCCCAAgattgatagagagagtgatgatgaagtggCACATTTCATAGATACGTACATCACCTGTGAGATTCCACCAGAAACTGATGCAGAGCTTAACGAGGTTGTGAGCAGCGTACAGAGGCACAGCACAAGACACTCTAAAACTTGCCGCAAGAAAAACACAGTGTGCAGGTTTAATTTCCCACGGCCACCATCAAGCCGTACTTTTATCACAAGAGGTGGGAACTGTGAGGATTTGAATGGCAATGCTGATGACAATACAGGTGCTAGTGCCATCATGAAGAATGTGAAAACTGCGTTGACCATGCCTGACATGCATTTTGACACAACTGATGCATTTTTTGAGTCTCTTGGGATAGATCAAGGTTTGTTTGAAAAGGTGTACAATATATGTTCCAAAAAGAAAAGCATTGTCCTGAAACGAAATCCTGGAGACATTTGGGTGAACCAGTACAACACAGACTTACTCCGTGCTTGGCAAGGCAATATGGATATCCAGTATGTCACAGATGCCTTTTCTGTTGTG CCTGTGAAAGGCACGCCTCTTTTTGCTGAAAACAAAGGAGCCAACCTGTGGGACAACAACTTTGAGGTTGCAGAACTGACTAAAGTTGTTAGACAAGAAAATGCAGCATTTGCAGAAATGCTTAATCGTCTCAGAGTCCGTAAAAAGAACGAACCTCTCACCGACTGTGATGTTCTCACACTGAGGCAGCGTGAAACTGGTGAGGAATCTACAGACATTCATGTGTATGCTACAAATGCGGAGGTTGATGAATATAACGTGAAGAGACTGCAAGAGATCTGCCCAGACGCAATCACCATACGTGCTCAAGACTTTGTCCGAAATCCCAAAACTGGAAGAATGGAACGGAAAGGTGGCTTTCACACAAAAGTTTTCAACTCTTGCTTGCCTAAATGTGTTTTGTTGGGTGTTGGAGCAAGGGTCATGTTGAAGAAAAACATAGATGTGTCTGATGGCCTTGTCAACGGAGCATGTGGCACAGTCGTGGAAATCATTCAAAGTCAACAAGACGATGACATGCCTGCAGCTATCCACGTGGAGTTTGAAGACCCTAATGTAGGAAAGATCCAGAGGTCAAAAGCAAAAAGGGTTTCTGAACGTTCAACGATAGTGGAAGTGCAAGAGGAACAAGTGGCTAATAATGGTGGAGTACGAAGGCAACTGCCAATCAGCTTGGCCTG A
- the LOC121716166 gene encoding uncharacterized protein LOC121716166 isoform X2: MVNDENKSAEVFSVFPRFLDTPGHIEQDFRVMFGEQTANKFLERWPTTFKAGVIKESHGLVPSTDLLDLMRNAETSTEVEKGWDSDMSAIILLLHLLPPSAQGRKRPGKISASNAVDHLIKFQKTGTSVQQHLDNIAQSSQPYLLAQGPTKSSIHSFFIAIDKHALPCQATSSVGALDELFKAHYVFGTSYSPVLNNLFTFLQTTIYNIDVGKTKETPRIAELRARMMS, translated from the exons ATGGTCAATGATGAGAACAAATCAGCAGAGGTCTTCTCAGTATTTCCACGGTTCCTAGACACACCAGGACAT ATAGAACAAGATTTTAGAGTGATGTTTGGTGAGCAGACTGCCAACAAGTTCCTGGAGAGGTGGCCTACCACTTTCAAAGCAGGAGTCATTAAGGAAAGCCATGGACTGGTCCCCTCCACAGACCTTCTTGATTTAATGCGCAACGCTGAGACATCTACTGAAGTTGAAAAAG GCTGGGACagtgacatgtctgccatcatACTGCTGCTACATCTGCTACCACCATCTGCACAGGGACGAAAGAGGCCAGGGAAGATATCAGCATCTAATGCAGTTGATCACCTCATCAAATTCCAAAAG ACGGGAACAAGCGTGCAGCAGCATCTTGACAACATCGCTCAAAGCAGTCAGCCCTACCTCCTTGCTCAGGGACCCACAAAAAGCAGCATTCACTCTTTCTTCATTGCCATCGACAAGCATGCACTTCCATGCCAAGCCACCAGCTCGGTTGGAGCCCTGGATGAGCTCTTCAAGGCCCACTATGTGTTTGGTACATCTTACAGTCCTGTCTTGAACAACTTGTTCACTTTTCTGCAAACTACCATTTACAACATTGACGTGGGGAAAACTAAGGAAACGCCAAGAATTGCAGAGTTGCGAGCGAGAATGATGAGTTAG